The Nocardia arthritidis genome has a window encoding:
- a CDS encoding PucR family transcriptional regulator: protein MRSGRISTNLVRILDDLGATMLRLVCGDAEGAREISGVVIHDPLDAPVLPAGALVLGIGVHGPGEIGRLLDDLGGLDAAVLVVRAPVPADRTLIETARRTGVVLLELTRGASWTQLATWLRTLLAADRTGGPEPETLGGIPSGDLFALANAIAALLDAPVTIEDRDSRVLAFSGGQDAADRSRTETILGRQVPELYSETLEAKGIFRELYRSESPVRIEPLPGLDGFTMPRIAQTVRAGDEVLGTIWAATDAPLTPERIHAFEEVGKLAAVHLLRQRAGSDVARRMRADLLSRAVDGGPHAADALRELGVADRPVTVLAMIQDRGRVDGIDTAARRASEHERLADAFAMHLNAVYPMVATALLGETGYAIVPVLGADRAAEAARDFVTRVGDRAPVLIGIGTVAADVADLRRSRDDADRALRVLRSGTVSRRVADISDVQTEALLLELHDLMALRRDRLSGPIARLRDYDAAQGSCLLATLRAWLDAFGDVNAAAAAVYIHPNTFRYRLRRIGEVGGIDLSDPDARFGALLQLKLMALGDG from the coding sequence GTGCGGAGTGGCCGCATCTCGACGAACCTGGTTCGCATCCTCGACGATCTCGGCGCCACCATGCTCCGGCTCGTCTGCGGTGACGCCGAAGGTGCACGGGAGATAAGCGGTGTCGTGATCCACGATCCGCTGGACGCGCCGGTGCTGCCCGCGGGTGCGCTGGTTCTCGGCATCGGTGTGCACGGGCCGGGGGAGATCGGGCGACTCCTCGACGATCTCGGCGGCCTGGACGCGGCGGTATTGGTGGTCCGCGCGCCGGTGCCCGCCGACCGGACGCTGATCGAGACCGCCCGGCGCACCGGCGTCGTGCTGCTCGAACTGACCAGGGGTGCGTCCTGGACGCAGCTGGCCACCTGGCTGCGGACACTGCTTGCCGCCGACCGGACCGGCGGCCCCGAACCGGAGACATTGGGCGGCATACCGTCCGGCGATCTGTTCGCGCTGGCGAACGCGATCGCCGCGCTGCTGGATGCGCCGGTGACCATCGAGGACCGCGACAGCCGGGTTTTGGCCTTCTCCGGCGGCCAGGACGCGGCGGACCGATCGCGGACCGAAACCATTCTGGGACGCCAGGTTCCGGAGCTCTATTCCGAAACCCTCGAAGCGAAAGGCATTTTCCGCGAGCTGTACCGCAGCGAGTCCCCGGTGCGGATCGAACCGCTGCCCGGGCTCGACGGGTTCACCATGCCGCGCATCGCGCAGACGGTGCGCGCGGGCGATGAGGTGCTCGGAACCATCTGGGCGGCAACCGATGCGCCGCTGACGCCGGAACGCATCCACGCGTTCGAGGAGGTCGGGAAGCTGGCCGCGGTACATCTGCTGCGGCAGCGGGCCGGCTCCGATGTCGCGCGGCGGATGCGCGCCGATCTGCTCAGCCGCGCGGTCGACGGCGGCCCGCACGCCGCCGACGCGCTGCGCGAACTCGGCGTGGCCGATCGGCCGGTCACCGTGCTGGCGATGATCCAGGATCGCGGCCGGGTCGATGGCATCGATACCGCCGCCAGACGGGCCAGCGAGCACGAGCGCCTCGCCGACGCCTTCGCCATGCACCTGAATGCCGTATATCCAATGGTGGCAACGGCTTTGCTCGGCGAGACCGGCTACGCGATCGTGCCGGTGCTCGGCGCGGACCGCGCCGCGGAGGCCGCGCGGGATTTCGTGACCCGCGTCGGCGACCGCGCGCCCGTGCTCATCGGCATCGGCACCGTCGCCGCCGACGTCGCCGACCTGCGGCGTTCCCGCGACGATGCGGATCGCGCACTGCGCGTGCTGCGTTCGGGTACGGTTTCGCGGCGGGTCGCCGATATCAGCGATGTGCAGACCGAGGCGTTGCTGCTGGAATTGCACGATCTGATGGCGCTGCGCCGCGACCGCTTGTCCGGACCGATCGCTCGCTTGCGGGATTATGATGCGGCCCAGGGGAGTTGCCTGCTGGCCACCCTACGGGCCTGGCTGGACGCCTTCGGTGACGTGAACGCCGCGGCCGCCGCGGTAT